One region of Wolbachia endosymbiont of Drosophila innubila genomic DNA includes:
- the gatC gene encoding Asp-tRNA(Asn)/Glu-tRNA(Gln) amidotransferase subunit GatC, whose product MPAKSTEDVITSLIEFANKRKITITKEEMLKIAQLVRIKLSNDEIDHYSKELTMLDWIHDTLLQVNTEGVSPMRYGSIDKDIHVRDDVINSQNIKKEILSNTKPEHGYFVVPKVISN is encoded by the coding sequence ATGCCAGCTAAGTCAACAGAAGACGTTATTACTTCACTAATAGAATTTGCAAATAAGAGAAAAATAACAATTACCAAAGAAGAAATGCTTAAAATTGCACAGCTTGTAAGGATTAAGTTATCAAATGACGAGATTGATCACTACTCCAAAGAACTGACAATGCTGGATTGGATACATGATACTTTATTGCAAGTTAATACTGAAGGTGTTTCTCCTATGCGTTATGGCAGCATAGACAAGGACATTCATGTACGCGATGATGTTATAAATTCTCAAAACATTAAAAAAGAGATATTGTCCAATACAAAACCTGAGCATGGGTATTTCGTAGTGCCAAAGGTTATAAGCAATTAA
- a CDS encoding Tol-Pal system protein TolB, with protein sequence MKLFVHLVLFISLFIPYFTKAALYVDIKKSSVGNIGLVVSKCTCKTALESELSENIAKVIGTNLSNCGLFNVKRGAEAESKSWKSDTVVTVSLSEISGSALELSFRLFDAFTKRELLTQSVVFPAKDWRKIGHLVSDVIHDRLIGEKGHFNTKITYIAEEKDSNYKSVRKIAVMNQDGSNIKYLTNGDRFVSTPRFSPNGKGIVYISYANGKSYIILKNLKDNTESIISAFEGVVSAPRFSPDGKSLLISHSLGGETNILSLDLSSKRTKKITKGSAISTSPSFSPDQKYMAFSSDISGSQQLYVIDFTNKSKKPKRISFGSGRYATPVWSPKGDLIAFTKIQSGKFYIGVMKPDGKEERLLSEGHKIESPAWLPNGREIIFTRTESPSNSKLYLVDLVKKDQKMVSTPTNASLPDWSYF encoded by the coding sequence ATGAAGCTATTCGTTCATCTGGTGTTATTTATTTCGTTATTTATTCCTTATTTTACAAAAGCTGCTTTATATGTTGATATAAAAAAAAGCAGTGTTGGTAACATTGGTCTTGTTGTATCTAAATGTACATGTAAAACAGCGTTGGAAAGCGAATTAAGCGAAAATATTGCAAAGGTAATAGGAACAAATTTATCTAATTGTGGCTTATTTAATGTAAAACGTGGCGCGGAAGCTGAATCTAAATCTTGGAAAAGCGATACTGTAGTCACAGTAAGTTTAAGCGAAATATCTGGTAGTGCATTAGAGCTATCATTTCGTTTATTTGACGCTTTTACAAAAAGAGAATTACTTACTCAGTCAGTTGTTTTTCCAGCAAAAGACTGGAGAAAAATTGGTCACCTCGTTTCGGATGTGATACATGATAGATTAATTGGTGAGAAAGGGCACTTCAACACAAAAATCACGTATATCGCTGAAGAAAAAGATAGCAACTACAAATCTGTGCGTAAAATTGCTGTGATGAATCAAGATGGAAGTAATATAAAATACTTAACAAATGGCGATAGATTTGTGTCAACACCGAGATTCTCACCAAATGGAAAGGGTATTGTTTATATCTCGTACGCAAATGGTAAAAGTTATATAATATTAAAAAATTTAAAAGATAACACTGAATCAATAATCAGCGCATTTGAAGGAGTTGTTTCTGCACCAAGATTTTCTCCCGATGGTAAATCTCTTTTAATTTCCCACTCATTGGGTGGTGAAACGAATATATTATCTTTGGATTTAAGTAGTAAACGAACAAAAAAAATTACTAAAGGTTCAGCTATAAGCACTTCTCCCTCTTTTTCTCCAGATCAAAAGTATATGGCTTTTAGTTCTGATATAAGTGGGAGTCAGCAACTGTACGTTATCGATTTTACTAACAAAAGTAAAAAACCTAAAAGAATTAGTTTTGGAAGTGGAAGATATGCTACGCCTGTTTGGTCGCCAAAAGGAGATCTGATAGCTTTTACAAAGATTCAGTCAGGAAAATTTTACATAGGAGTTATGAAGCCAGATGGCAAAGAAGAACGTCTGCTTTCAGAGGGGCATAAAATTGAATCCCCGGCATGGTTACCAAATGGTAGAGAAATCATTTTTACAAGAACAGAATCACCAAGCAACTCTAAACTATATTTAGTAGACTTAGTAAAGAAAGATCAAAAAATGGTTTCCACTCCCACAAATGCTTCTTTACCGGATTGGTCTTATTTTTGA